The uncultured Desulfobulbus sp. genome window below encodes:
- a CDS encoding response regulator, translating into MQNLHSVLIVDDEVRFCSSLEFLLEAEGYQVALANTGKEAEALLQEQNFSAALVDINLPDISGTQIAADLGQHHPDTAVIIMTGNATVDNAVEALRLGVYDYLRKPCSPQRLLRTLAQAISHKQLARDLHNSEKRFRQLAQATWEGIIIYERGELLQTNTQLCTMFGYTEEELVGQQIFDILLDRSSIRAMEHHADPETIGPFEARGIRKNGSTFPVEFRVKHIDFQGRQVQVASIRDVTQNELALQQKMALMEKLADAKRMESLGLMASSVAHDLNNIMAGIVTYPELLLMDLGSDFKHREELMMIREAGKRAAAVVNDLLTVARGATSKKELQNVNALITEYLNSVEFREMGQRYPGIKVTPYLEGKLKLISCSAIHLSKSIMNLVNNAAEAIQKNGLITVATKNIHLNAEYQGYETIEPGDYIMITVEDDGPGISLTDIEQIFSPFYSKKIMGRSGTGLGLAVVWNTVHDHGGYIDVVSSSKGSTFALYFPASKAGSYLPIKQSPTTQHSQGNGECILVVDDQKSQREIASRLLRRLGYKPITVASGEEAVEFTKNTPVDLVILDMLMDPGMNGCETFEKILHYRPQQKAVITSGYSDATDIQRAMDMGIRQFVKKPYSLHELAQALKTEMHSDTFSEPR; encoded by the coding sequence ATGCAAAACCTGCATTCAGTTCTCATCGTTGACGATGAAGTCCGATTCTGCAGCAGCCTTGAATTTCTGCTGGAAGCAGAAGGATATCAAGTCGCTCTGGCCAACACCGGTAAAGAGGCCGAAGCGTTGCTTCAAGAGCAGAACTTTTCTGCAGCGCTTGTCGATATCAATTTGCCCGATATCAGTGGTACGCAAATAGCTGCAGATTTAGGTCAACATCATCCGGACACTGCTGTCATCATCATGACAGGGAATGCAACTGTCGACAATGCTGTCGAAGCGCTCAGACTAGGGGTCTACGATTACCTGCGCAAACCCTGCTCGCCTCAACGTCTGCTCCGTACACTGGCTCAGGCTATCAGTCATAAACAACTCGCTCGAGATCTTCACAACTCTGAAAAACGATTTCGTCAACTGGCCCAGGCGACCTGGGAAGGGATTATTATTTACGAACGCGGGGAACTGCTACAGACAAACACCCAACTCTGCACCATGTTTGGCTATACAGAGGAAGAGCTGGTTGGCCAGCAGATCTTTGACATCCTTCTGGATCGCTCCTCCATTCGTGCCATGGAACATCACGCCGATCCCGAGACCATCGGGCCCTTTGAAGCCCGGGGCATCCGTAAAAACGGCTCCACCTTTCCTGTCGAATTTCGCGTCAAGCACATCGATTTTCAAGGACGTCAGGTACAAGTCGCCTCCATTCGTGATGTCACCCAAAACGAGCTGGCTTTACAACAAAAGATGGCGTTAATGGAAAAGCTTGCAGATGCAAAACGCATGGAATCTTTGGGACTCATGGCAAGCTCTGTGGCCCATGACCTCAACAATATCATGGCAGGGATTGTGACCTACCCGGAACTGCTCTTGATGGATCTCGGCTCTGATTTCAAACATCGGGAAGAACTGATGATGATCCGTGAGGCGGGTAAACGTGCTGCCGCTGTGGTCAATGACCTCCTCACCGTTGCCCGTGGTGCAACCTCAAAAAAAGAGTTACAAAACGTCAACGCCCTCATCACTGAATATCTCAACTCGGTGGAATTCCGAGAAATGGGACAACGCTATCCTGGCATCAAAGTCACCCCCTACCTTGAAGGAAAACTCAAGCTGATTAGCTGTTCTGCCATTCATCTCTCCAAATCCATCATGAACCTGGTCAACAACGCAGCCGAGGCTATCCAGAAAAATGGGCTGATTACCGTTGCTACGAAAAATATACACCTGAACGCTGAGTACCAGGGATATGAAACCATTGAACCGGGCGACTATATCATGATTACGGTTGAAGATGATGGGCCTGGGATCTCACTGACTGATATTGAACAAATCTTCAGCCCCTTTTACAGCAAGAAAATTATGGGCCGCAGTGGTACGGGGCTTGGACTGGCCGTGGTTTGGAATACAGTCCATGATCACGGTGGCTACATTGATGTGGTCAGCTCCAGCAAAGGCTCCACGTTCGCGCTTTATTTTCCTGCCTCAAAAGCCGGAAGCTATCTTCCCATCAAACAAAGCCCCACGACACAACATTCCCAGGGCAACGGTGAGTGCATCCTTGTGGTCGATGACCAAAAAAGCCAACGCGAAATCGCCAGCAGGCTGCTACGCCGCCTGGGCTACAAGCCCATCACCGTTGCCTCTGGTGAAGAGGCGGTGGAGTTCACCAAAAACACCCCCGTTGACCTGGTGATTCTAGACATGCTGATGGACCCCGGCATGAATGGTTGCGAAACCTTTGAAAAAATTCTCCATTACCGTCCGCAACAAAAGGCAGTTATCACCAGTGGCTACTCCGATGCCACAGACATCCAACGAGCCATGGACATGGGAATCCGTCAATTTGTCAAAAAACCTTACTCGCTCCACGAACTTGCCCAGGCACTCAAGACAGAGATGCATTCCGACACCTTCTCCGAGCCCAGGTAA
- a CDS encoding universal stress protein has translation MNKTILVAIDGSVYSSNSLDYLAKIFGHDRNLNIHLLHVVSSGSADKAWMNDVDPLRAMGSGTDKQTLVAQKRLKDAEDRLIRHGFSQEQIQTRTKQSSGVCNAIREDAERGNYDAVLVGRRGLGAVGNVFFGSTSTDLIAKCHRSPLWIVDGTIRANRFLLAVQSHPASLMAADHLAFILKNHPSAEICLYHSNSVFGKQAPAKAEDFHAQWGKSWCERYLDLDNFLFYAHAQLLTENGFSRSRIKQLPAQMHLDVSSDLLKQAKQHNCGTIVIGRRRRDLSRGQLKGVSDKTVKQAQDVAVWLAG, from the coding sequence ATGAACAAAACCATACTTGTCGCCATCGACGGTTCGGTCTACAGCTCCAACAGTCTTGATTACCTGGCAAAAATTTTTGGTCACGATCGCAACCTCAACATACACCTGCTCCACGTGGTCTCCTCCGGAAGTGCCGATAAAGCCTGGATGAACGACGTGGACCCGCTTCGGGCCATGGGCAGCGGCACTGACAAACAGACGCTCGTGGCACAAAAGCGGCTCAAAGATGCTGAAGATCGCCTTATTCGCCATGGATTCAGCCAGGAGCAGATTCAGACGCGCACCAAACAAAGCTCCGGGGTCTGCAATGCCATTAGAGAAGATGCGGAACGGGGCAACTACGATGCGGTCCTGGTGGGTCGCAGGGGGTTGGGCGCGGTGGGCAATGTTTTTTTTGGCAGCACCTCCACTGACCTGATCGCAAAATGTCACCGCTCCCCGCTGTGGATCGTTGATGGAACCATTCGGGCCAACCGCTTTCTTCTTGCGGTACAAAGCCATCCCGCCTCACTGATGGCGGCAGACCATCTCGCTTTCATCCTCAAAAATCATCCCAGTGCGGAAATCTGCCTCTATCACTCCAACTCGGTTTTTGGTAAGCAGGCACCTGCCAAGGCAGAAGACTTTCATGCCCAGTGGGGAAAATCCTGGTGCGAACGTTACCTGGATTTGGATAATTTCCTCTTCTACGCCCATGCGCAGCTGCTCACAGAAAACGGTTTTTCCAGAAGTCGCATCAAACAGCTGCCTGCCCAGATGCACCTGGATGTCAGCAGTGATTTACTCAAACAAGCAAAACAACACAACTGCGGCACCATCGTCATAGGCCGAAGACGCCGCGACCTGAGCCGGGGGCAACTCAAAGGAGTCTCCGACAAAACCGTCAAACAGGCGCAGGACGTGGCCGTCTGGCTTGCAGGCTGA
- the sppA gene encoding signal peptide peptidase SppA, with protein MKKFVWICTRPFYWFWKILSSGLSLLTNLIFVLCIVLALIVSFYEPEIKIPQGSALIVSLDGDIVEQRSPIDPATRVINELTGTPLHEETYLQDFLDALDAAGHDPRIRLVVLNLNRLGAADLNQIQSMGKALERFKQSGKRVIALGDRFNQAQYYLASWADKIYLNPMGSVNLRGFSVHRLYYKELLDKLAIDMHVFRVGTFKSAVEPLLRNSMSEEDRSANILWLNKLWNLYLADISQHRGLAPEVINDTVNYMVAQLTQAGGSRAELALRTGLVDGLKTHQELEAMLLAQVGPAQNGESFKQVDFRQYLRTITPSYTTPRQGTELIGIINVSGNIFPGEAPVGQIGAEDLIKKIRLARRNVRIKAIVLRINTGGGSAFASEQIRQELVQAQKEGKVVVISMGAMTASGGYWLAANADSIVAAPTTLTGSIGIFGAIPTLGKSLQKIGIHSDGIGTTAIAQFGNLTTDMSPPEKQALQMEVNQGYQQFVQLVAKGRNLSPEKVEALAQGRVWDGTTAKQLGLVDTLGDLETAIAEAAKLANVSPEQGYLIEPESSSIFARFKQVKQPVEALLHQLAPSSSWLPGLQQIVHGPLEFCFLRPDPNGLYAHSLLQDSEINLQ; from the coding sequence ATGAAAAAATTTGTCTGGATCTGCACTCGCCCTTTCTATTGGTTCTGGAAAATTCTCAGTTCGGGATTATCGCTGCTCACCAACCTCATTTTTGTTCTCTGCATTGTACTGGCCCTGATCGTCTCCTTTTATGAGCCCGAAATAAAGATTCCCCAGGGAAGTGCCCTCATCGTTAGCCTAGACGGGGACATTGTTGAACAGCGCTCTCCCATTGATCCAGCTACCCGGGTGATCAACGAGTTGACCGGAACCCCACTGCACGAAGAGACTTATCTGCAAGATTTTCTTGATGCCCTAGATGCAGCTGGTCATGACCCACGCATCAGACTTGTGGTGCTCAACCTCAATCGCCTGGGAGCGGCTGATCTCAATCAGATTCAATCCATGGGCAAGGCACTTGAACGATTCAAACAATCCGGCAAACGAGTGATAGCATTGGGGGATCGTTTCAACCAGGCACAGTACTACCTGGCTTCATGGGCCGACAAAATCTACCTTAACCCCATGGGATCGGTCAACCTGCGTGGATTTTCCGTGCACCGACTGTACTACAAAGAGCTCCTTGATAAGCTTGCCATTGATATGCATGTCTTTCGAGTGGGGACATTTAAGTCAGCCGTGGAGCCCTTACTGCGGAACAGCATGTCAGAAGAGGATCGATCTGCCAACATACTCTGGCTCAATAAACTCTGGAATCTGTACCTGGCTGATATCAGTCAACACCGAGGACTTGCCCCTGAAGTGATCAATGACACTGTCAACTACATGGTTGCCCAGCTCACTCAGGCAGGGGGAAGCAGAGCTGAGCTGGCCTTACGTACAGGGCTCGTTGATGGGCTGAAAACACACCAGGAACTTGAAGCCATGCTCCTGGCACAGGTTGGGCCAGCCCAGAATGGGGAGAGTTTTAAACAGGTTGATTTTCGTCAATACCTGCGGACTATTACCCCCTCTTACACTACCCCCAGGCAGGGAACGGAGCTGATTGGTATTATAAACGTAAGCGGCAATATATTCCCGGGGGAAGCCCCTGTGGGGCAGATTGGAGCCGAGGACCTGATCAAAAAAATCCGCCTGGCTCGAAGGAATGTACGGATTAAGGCCATCGTTCTGCGGATTAACACCGGAGGCGGGAGCGCTTTTGCCTCGGAGCAAATCCGTCAGGAACTGGTACAAGCTCAAAAAGAGGGCAAGGTGGTGGTCATCTCCATGGGAGCGATGACGGCTTCCGGAGGCTACTGGCTGGCGGCCAATGCCGACAGTATTGTTGCAGCCCCCACGACACTCACAGGTTCCATAGGTATTTTTGGAGCCATTCCCACCCTGGGAAAAAGTTTACAAAAAATTGGCATCCATAGCGATGGCATCGGAACCACGGCAATTGCACAATTTGGCAACCTCACCACCGATATGAGTCCCCCTGAAAAACAAGCGCTGCAAATGGAGGTCAATCAGGGCTATCAACAGTTTGTCCAGCTTGTCGCCAAGGGACGTAACCTATCGCCGGAGAAGGTGGAAGCACTGGCTCAAGGGCGTGTTTGGGATGGTACCACCGCAAAACAACTGGGGCTTGTCGACACCTTGGGAGACCTGGAGACCGCCATCGCCGAAGCGGCCAAACTAGCCAATGTTTCCCCGGAACAGGGCTATCTGATTGAGCCTGAGTCGAGCTCAATTTTTGCGCGGTTTAAACAGGTAAAGCAACCGGTCGAAGCCTTACTGCACCAGCTGGCCCCATCTTCTTCTTGGCTTCCAGGTCTGCAACAGATCGTCCACGGCCCACTGGAGTTTTGTTTCCTCCGGCCGGATCCCAACGGCCTTTACGCCCATAGCCTGCTGCAGGACTCCGAGATCAATCTTCAGTAA
- a CDS encoding HDOD domain-containing protein codes for MNTINDALNPLTTSGNLPSLPQVLVRLLDCCQAPDVEIQEIAQIVSKDAALSAKVLQLVNSAFIGARNPIANIEQAVVYLGMDSIRNLAISVSVQQVFRRVQINGLLNMDRFWHHSFTNALIAQKIAQLHSKVDPSEAYLAGLLHDIGKLLLWMAFPGTYAPLLLKGIRCTNARLAFLEEEKLQVNHCQAGAWLCEQWQLPPLVGDAIRYHHHTVAEVRQALPLTKIIYLADLLSHNPADAAECVETAESLFSLAPEQIGPLVAGIDEQVAELATQLGVRLPRLNKTSHETDPEIQEVHKQTSLSLIKRIRVISQLSGLLENLLKADNQQQIVAAVEQGVQILFNEKQTLLLLPQGEKKTLVAQPSGDNLLSATTKQLEFDALNSPDSLLARAMESGQTQDSFTNQQTQDKPAHLFDAQLLNLMHSEGMLVLPLLCHKKFEGLLVIGLMAKAYGALKNHFDGLQMLAGQAAMALQLENIRREQTERIVAERLEAATLVARKIGHEINNPLAIVRNYLHILERKLDQGAPITPEVGIINGELERLTRITRGLEDLSKSNARPNPVVLELGDALHKIVTPFQATLDVESGIHLVVEPLENPIELMVDPGYLQQILHNLIKNAFEAIPPGGEIKVRSELQGLQVSIQVEDNGPGIPSEHTKELFHSGFSTKNSTHRGLGLSIALSLTQQMGGQLHCSSVPGQTIFTLRLPLKLA; via the coding sequence ATGAATACAATCAACGACGCGCTTAATCCCCTTACAACTTCTGGTAACCTGCCCAGCTTGCCCCAGGTACTGGTCCGTCTGCTCGATTGCTGCCAGGCACCGGACGTGGAGATTCAGGAAATTGCCCAGATCGTCAGTAAAGACGCCGCCCTCAGTGCCAAGGTGCTGCAGTTAGTCAACTCAGCCTTTATCGGTGCACGCAATCCCATTGCCAATATCGAGCAGGCTGTCGTCTACCTAGGGATGGATTCCATACGTAATCTGGCCATTTCCGTCTCTGTCCAGCAGGTCTTTCGCCGGGTTCAAATCAACGGCCTGCTCAATATGGACAGGTTCTGGCACCACTCGTTCACCAATGCCCTCATTGCCCAGAAAATAGCGCAGCTGCACAGCAAAGTTGATCCTTCTGAGGCTTATCTTGCCGGTCTTTTACACGATATCGGCAAGCTGCTGCTGTGGATGGCCTTTCCCGGCACATATGCCCCGCTTCTTTTAAAAGGTATTCGCTGCACCAATGCTCGACTCGCCTTTCTTGAAGAGGAAAAGCTCCAGGTCAACCACTGCCAGGCCGGTGCCTGGCTCTGCGAACAGTGGCAGCTGCCTCCCCTGGTTGGCGATGCCATCCGCTACCACCACCACACTGTTGCCGAAGTGCGACAGGCTTTACCCCTGACAAAAATCATCTATTTAGCCGACCTGCTCAGCCATAATCCTGCGGATGCCGCGGAATGCGTGGAGACGGCCGAATCACTTTTTTCTCTTGCCCCCGAACAGATCGGGCCACTGGTTGCTGGCATTGATGAACAGGTTGCGGAGCTGGCCACCCAGCTCGGTGTTCGCCTCCCCCGCCTCAACAAGACTTCCCATGAAACCGACCCGGAAATTCAGGAGGTCCACAAACAAACCTCCCTGAGTCTGATCAAACGCATTCGTGTGATCTCCCAGCTCAGTGGTCTTTTGGAAAATCTGCTCAAGGCGGACAACCAGCAACAGATTGTAGCTGCGGTTGAACAGGGAGTGCAGATCCTGTTCAATGAAAAACAGACCCTGCTGCTGCTCCCCCAGGGAGAGAAAAAAACTCTTGTGGCGCAGCCCTCAGGGGATAACCTGCTTTCGGCAACCACCAAACAGCTTGAATTTGATGCCCTCAACTCACCCGACAGTCTCCTTGCCCGAGCCATGGAAAGTGGACAAACTCAAGATTCTTTTACCAATCAGCAAACGCAGGATAAACCTGCCCATCTCTTTGATGCCCAGCTCCTCAATCTCATGCATTCCGAAGGTATGCTCGTTCTCCCCCTGCTCTGCCACAAAAAATTCGAAGGACTTTTAGTCATTGGTCTGATGGCCAAAGCCTATGGCGCCTTAAAAAACCACTTCGATGGATTGCAAATGCTGGCCGGGCAGGCGGCCATGGCGTTGCAGCTTGAAAACATACGCCGAGAGCAGACCGAACGCATTGTGGCCGAGCGCCTGGAAGCCGCGACCTTGGTGGCGAGAAAAATCGGTCATGAGATCAATAACCCCTTGGCGATTGTTCGAAACTATCTCCACATTCTCGAACGAAAGCTTGATCAGGGAGCACCTATCACCCCCGAGGTGGGGATCATCAATGGCGAGTTGGAGCGCTTGACCCGGATCACCCGCGGCCTTGAAGATCTGAGCAAAAGTAACGCTCGTCCGAACCCAGTTGTGCTTGAACTCGGCGATGCACTGCACAAAATCGTAACCCCTTTCCAGGCGACACTTGATGTTGAGAGCGGGATACATTTGGTTGTCGAGCCGCTGGAAAACCCCATTGAGCTGATGGTTGACCCAGGTTACCTGCAACAAATTCTTCATAATCTGATCAAAAATGCGTTTGAGGCGATCCCCCCCGGCGGAGAGATCAAAGTGCGCAGCGAACTTCAGGGGCTGCAGGTATCGATTCAGGTGGAAGACAACGGCCCCGGTATCCCTTCCGAACACACAAAGGAGCTGTTTCACTCAGGTTTTTCGACCAAAAACAGCACTCACCGTGGTCTCGGACTCTCAATTGCCTTATCCCTTACTCAACAGATGGGGGGGCAGCTACACTGTTCATCAGTCCCAGGCCAGACGATTTTCACCCTGCGCCTGCCACTGAAATTGGCCTGA